The DNA window TTTGAGTTCCAGGCGGCTGTTTTGCACGGCACGGTTATGCTGCAGCGCAAGCTGTCGGCTCTTTTCCAGAGTCAGCGCTTTTTGTCCGTAGCCCGGGTTGATGCACAGCAGCATGCTCAGCATAAAAATATGGCCTAGTTTTTTCATAGTTGCTCACTCGCTTCAACTTTATTGAAATCTTTCCGGTGAAAGAGATAGTAGAGCACCGGCATCAACAACAGAGATAAAACCAGTGCAAAGATCAATCCGAAACAGATCACAGACCCCAACGGGCCCCACAGCAGAGAACCGCTGGCGATCATGGGGATCACGCCGACCGCCGCAGCCGCCGCGGTGAGGAAAATCGGCCGCATTCTGCGTTGGGCGGCCGAGATCGCGGCCTCTTCCAGAGTATGGCCGTGTTCTCTGCGCAATTCTTCCGCGTAAGAGATATAGATAATGCCGTTACGGACGACGATGCCCATCAAGCCGATCAACCCGATAAAAGCGGTTACGCCGAAAGGATAA is part of the bacterium genome and encodes:
- a CDS encoding efflux RND transporter permease subunit, which gives rise to VIIFLILMVQFKSIKTTLLIMLTMPLCLFGASLGILITGYPFGVTAFIGLIGLMGIVVRNGIIYISYAEELRREHGHTLEEAAISAAQRRMRPIFLTAAAAAVGVIPMIASGSLLWGPLGSVICFGLIFALVLSLLLMPVLYYLFHRKDFNKVEASEQL